One Ranitomeya variabilis isolate aRanVar5 chromosome 4, aRanVar5.hap1, whole genome shotgun sequence genomic window, AATGGTGGAGCTACAGACACTGGAGGACCTGGTGCAGGTAGATGAGACGGGAGGAAGGACAGATGAGCAGCATCTACTTATCAGCTCTGGAGGTATATACACAACTGACCGCAGCAGACCGTGCCCCATGCAGGCCAGTGTCAGACTGGCACAATGACCCCCAGACTCTGGATGAGCAGACATACCCATCCCGATTTCAGGGAAGTGGACCATAGCATTAGCATACAAAGAGTGTTTCTCTTGCAGAACGCAAGTAGTTGGCAGATAGTCTACCCACTGACCTCCAGGACGACGACATCCATCCCTTTTAAGCCACCCCCACCCCTCCAGAGTTCTACAAAGTGCTAAGTAAAATGTCCAGCGGCAGCCACCAGGGTTAGGGCTGGCTGGTGGAGGCACTGACTGGGCGACAACTAATCCTACGGATTGAGTGCAGGGCCACAGAGCAGCAGCCGCGCATCAAGGAGCTGATGTTATATACCGGCTGTCCTTGACGCCTCTGTGCGCGACACAACCAGGCTACCGTAGGTACCACGGGGATCAGTACAGCCAGTAGGTCCACGACAAAATGTCGACTCCAGTAGCTAAGAGGAGCATCAGGATCCTCGCCTTCTGCATTTTCTGCATTGGCGGTGCCATCTGTTACCAGAACCACACAGCTCGAGTCAGCGCTTGCACATTCTGGCTCTATGGGGTCCTTGGTGGTGGGACTGACTGCAGCCTGTGACTGGAGAACTTTCTCAAATATAGAATCAGGCTCTGGGGTGCCCGCAGCTTCATCTGTCTGCACTCCGCAATCACTGACGCTGCCGGCCTGGACCGCCGCCTCTGCACACAATGGCGGGGGTTGCACGGCAAGACATAAAGGGCCTTCGCCCAGGTAAAATTCTGGGCCAGAGGACACAGCACTGCTGTCATCTGGGGCGGCGTACCCGCTATCTCCAGTGTCCTGAGAGTGGCGATCTCCGACAGGAGGCTCGCTCAGTTTGGTGTATGTTGAGCTACGGGTGAGAGAGCGAGCTGGTGAATCCCCGGTAGAGCCTCCACCTTCTGCGCCTGGTACGGAGCCATCatgtgccagctccatgttctgcagGAGAGTCTCCAGCTTTCGGTTCTGAATATTGATGTCAGTAAAGTATTTCTGCATGCCCATATCTCCATCGCCCAGGCGGCCACGAACACCGTCCATGACCTCACGGAGCTGCTGAATCTCTCGCTGAGCAGCTTTCAACGCTAATTGCGCCTCCACTCGGTGACACTCTTCTTCTATCCAGTCTTCCTGCATCCGACCGAGCTGAGACCTGAGCTCATCAACTTCTGTGTCTCTAAAGAGCAGAGGAAAGAACACAGCAAGGCAAGAAAAAGTTAGTTGGCAGTCTTATCTCCTTAATGACCAAGCCTAGAAaagacttaaaagggttgtccaacttTGGGgacagttttttattatttttttatttaactgcATGTCATATGGGTAAAAATCGTTTTTATAATTGGGTTTCTTGAAACATTGTTTGCCGACAAGTGCCTCTGTGTTGCTGTTTATTGCAGAATGGGTTAACTGAGAATCCTTCAGTAAGCTCAGTCTGAGGGTCTCACAAAAGAGTTTGTAACTCTGATCTGTGATTTTTAGCTCCTCTCAGCCGATTTATGATGGCAGCCTTGATGTTTATATTTTATCACTGACCTGGTGGTGTGAGATTGTTTTGTgaataatacactgtgttccaaattattatgcaaattggatttaagtgtcataaaaatttaattgttttgtttttcaaataaactcgtggatggtattgtgtctcagggctcaatggatcactgaaatcaatcttaaacacatgggataattggttttccaggtgattctaattaaaggaaaactacttaaaaatgatgttccacattattaagctggtcacagttttcaagtaacatgggaaagaaaaaggatctctctgctgctgaaaagcatcaaatagtgcaatgccttggtgaagggatgaaaacattagaaattttccaaaaacataagcgtgatcatcgtactgttaagagatttgtggctgtatctgagcacagatgtgtttgtgctgataaaggcataatgatgaagatttctgccaggcaagttcatcggattaagagagcagctgctaaaaagccattacaaagcagcaaacagatatttgaagctgctggtgcatctggagtccctcgaacctgaaggtgtaggctccttcaaaggcttgctgtggtgcataaacctactattcggccacccttaaacagtgttcacaagcagaaatggttgtattgggcccacacatacatgaagactaatttccaaacagtcttgtttactgataagtgttgagcaaccctggatggtccagatggatggagtagtggatggttggtggatggccaccatgtcccaacaaggctgcaacgttagagaggaggtggaggagtcatgttttgggccagaatcatgggaaacagctggtaaggtcctttaaggttcctgaaggtgtgaaaatgacctctgcaaagtatatagagtttctgactgacaactttcttctatggtctaaaaagcagaaacgtgccttcaggagcaaaatcatcttcatgctgacaatgccccatctcatgctgcaaagaatacctctgagtcattggctgctatgggcataaaaagagataaactcatggtgtggccaccatcttcccctgacctcaaccctatagagaacctttagaggatcatcaagcaaaagatctatgagggtgggaggcagttcacatccaaacagcagctctgggaggctattctgacttcatgcaaagaaatacaagcagaaaatctccaaaaactcacaagttcaatggatgcaagaattgtgaaggtgacatcaaagaagggttcctatgttaacatgtaacttggcctgttaggatgttttggagttaaatagcttttttgttcagtgaatgtgaccccctaatgctgcaaattccacaaatgagcattttcagttttaaaacatatcaaatgtttagaaattctactgtgcctaataatttggaacagtgcattttgagtttttattcattttggagattatactgttattattgggaggtttcttcaataaaatttgatgtataatctaactggtgatgacttttattagaccgacTGTCATttgaccgaccatttaggaaaatctgctaaaaatgtaatttgcataataatttggaacatagtgtaaattaCCGGTATATTATGCTTTGTCGCTGTTTTAACACACATAGAAATGACGTAatgttcataattttttttttttagcaccacaaatataaagatatatagcaatttttttttttttactgttcacaCTAAATAACCTGTTGAATACATTTTCCAGGTGATTATGACTGTGTACATACTGTtcagatttttaatttattttttttttaagttgtatgGAAGAAAATATTATGTGAAGATATAGGTGGAGACTAATTTTCTATGACTATTTTTACCCCAGATATTGTTTTCCAGTAAACTTGGGCATCCATAggagtttgttgggctctccatgcatgtgttgtgagtgtcacacagccgcgacacatgcagctgcggagccgaacagctgattgtCGGAGCAATCCAGGtaaccgggttccctctgcagcttagggctgtcccacacgtccagataattccggtaccggaataaatcggtaccggagttatccgtgtccgtgtgcctgggaactcacggaggccatacgtgcggcacacgtgtgccgcccgtatggcgagtgggtaccacacagagcgtgtggtacccactctgcatggtgctgaagctgcgattcatatcttccctgcagcaacgtttgctgtagagaaaatatgaagaatagtgtttaaaataaagatccatgtgtccgccgccccccccaccccctgtgcgcccccccgctggtcagaaaatacttacccgctccctcgctgcttcctggtctggccgcggcttctcctgcatgcggtcacgtgggcccgatcatttacagtcatgaatatgtggctccacctcccataggggcggagccgactattcatgattgtaaatgatcggccccacgtgaccgcatacagtaggaggcgcggccagaccaggaaggagcgagggagcgggtgagtattttctgaccagcgggggggcgcacagggggtgggggggcggcggacacttagatctttatttttaacactattcttcatattttctctacagcaaacgctgctacagggaagatatgaataccggcttcagcaccatgtgggggggacagcgcttactgtagcgctgtctcctgcacgcacacggaccccagacggagaatgtccgtgtgaggtccgtgttttacgcggacccattgactctattgggtccgtgtaaaacgtgcgctcccacgaacactgacatgtctccgtgtttggcacacggagacacggtccgcaaaaaatcaatgacatctgaacagatgcattgatttttatgtgtctacgtgtgtcagtgtctccggtacgtgaggaaactgtcacctcacgtaccggagccactgacgtgtgaaaccggccttattcggtaagcgctatagcttgctgaataagccctgacccaatcaaatttgctcatttctagttatcaggccatgttcacacactcaGTATTCTACATCaagatttgtaagccaaaatcagcggaaaattagaggaaaagtataatagaaacacatcaccacttctgtatttatcacccactgctggttttggctgcaaatactgaagtaaaataccgaccaaatactgaatgtgtgaatgtgtctTTGGGgtaggtgattacttgttttccCCAGAGAACCTctgtaagtgcatatttgctactgtgtaacagtcacaggacagggaggggTTAAACTGGTTAAAGTATTTAATCTCTAGTGTAAATAAAGAATCTTCCCCTTAggatatgtttccacgttcaggaaatgctgcgtgtttgacgctgcgtagagctgcagcgtcaaacacgcagcgtccagatgttacagcatagtggaggggatttcatgaaatcccgtctccactatgcattgaaAGACGCATgcagcagacccgcggaaacggacatgcggcgcatcttttcagaacgcagcatgtccttacaatgctgaaacaacgcaagaacaacgcagctgacctgccagtgacctcaggtgcagatttggtcaggattttacctgcataaaatcctgaccaaatcctgatgcaatcctgaacgtggacactaagggtatggctccacggtccggaggggcggcggtatcgccgcagcggcgaagccgctcggcgctaagccccgcccccttcctgggacgcgatcatgccggatgtgttaactcttcacatccgggatgatcgctcgctcccatagggccctgtgatatgccttgcggggacgctgcgtccccgcaaggtgtacgggcatgctgcgatctgaaaagacgcgcagcatgtccgtagtcgcagggccgccgcgtgcgggtttccacgcatagtggagacgggatttcataaaatcccctccactatgcaggaacatctggacgctgcttttttgacgctgcagctctgcgcagcgtcaaaaaagcagcgtttcctgaccgtggaaacatacccataccCTTATTGAAATCTGAGAGAATAAATGACCCCCATACACGACACTATCCCTTTTACCAAGAccaattaataccacatacaagacacAAATAcccccacatcatgaccagaccacacattaccactagtgataagcgagtatactcgttgctcgggttgtctccgagtatttctgactgctcggagatttagtttttgttgacacagctgcatgatttacggctactagccagcctgagtacatgtgggggtagcctggttgctagggaatccccacatgtattcaagctgtctagcagctgtaaatcatgcagctactgacaacaaaaactaaatctccgagcactcacaaatactcgggagacctcccgagcatgctcaggaaaacccgagcaacgagtatactcgctcatcactaattaccaccacatagtgaccgaataataccacatacaagggacaaataacgccacacaatggccggaccacatattaccaccacataatgaccgaataataccacatacaaggagcaaatattgccacaccatggccggaccacaaatTACAACATACTGTCCAAGTGATACCACATAGAGAGAACAAAtagcatcacaccatgaccagatcacacattaccatcacatagtgaacgAATAATACCACAAGTAACATATactgccataccatgaccagaccatatattaccaccacatagtgacagaataatacctcaaacagggcacaaataccgccacaccacgatcagaccatatattaccaccatatagtgaccgaataaaaCCACATACAAGTGACAAGATGCCAGAACGTGAGAACCAGACAGTGAACTTGGATTTAAAGCAGGACTCCAGGGGCGACTTAAGAAAGAAAAGCTGAGTGGTACTTTAAGTATTTATCTTCCAGCAACTAGTGTTGGACACATGCGCTAAGGATAAGCAGTCTATGTTGTGTAAAGGTAAGTCAATTCCTTA contains:
- the SNPH gene encoding syntaphilin isoform X3 gives rise to the protein MSVPGGRRSSVGSRRRTSPPVSMRDPYGTSSVSSSTSSSYKGSDSSPASRRSNKYSLCSENHGIKPPTPEQYLTPLQQKEVCIRHLRARLKDMQDALQERDTEVDELRSQLGRMQEDWIEEECHRVEAQLALKAAQREIQQLREVMDGVRGRLGDGDMGMQKYFTDINIQNRKLETLLQNMELAHDGSVPGAEGGGSTGDSPARSLTRSSTYTKLSEPPVGDRHSQDTGDSGYAAPDDSSAVSSGPEFYLGEGPLCLAVQPPPLCAEAAVQAGSVSDCGVQTDEAAGTPEPDSIFEKVLQSQAAVSPTTKDPIEPECASADSSCVVLVTDGTANAENAEGEDPDAPLSYWSRHFVVDLLAVLIPVVPTVAWLCRAQRRQGQPVYNISSLMRGCCSVALHSIRRISCRPVSASTSQP
- the SNPH gene encoding syntaphilin isoform X2, translating into MQSPAGALCRPVVPPCCSAPMSVPGGRRSSVGSRRRTSPPVSMRDPYGTSSVSSSTSSSYKGSDSSPASRRSNKYSLCSENHGIKPPTPEQYLTPLQQKEVCIRHLRARLKDMQDALQERDTEVDELRSQLGRMQEDWIEEECHRVEAQLALKAAQREIQQLREVMDGVRGRLGDGDMGMQKYFTDINIQNRKLETLLQNMELAHDGSVPGAEGGGSTGDSPARSLTRSSTYTKLSEPPVGDRHSQDTGDSGYAAPDDSSAVSSGPEFYLGEGPLCLAVQPPPLCAEAAVQAGSVSDCGVQTDEAAGTPEPDSIFEKVLQSQAAVSPTTKDPIEPECASADSSCVVLVTDGTANAENAEGEDPDAPLSYWSRHFVVDLLAVLIPVVPTVAWLCRAQRRQGQPVYNISSLMRGCCSVALHSIRRISCRPVSASTSQP
- the SNPH gene encoding syntaphilin isoform X1, which gives rise to MTQLALPSPRPLLSSPHSSSAGRSCGSIMQSPAVGALCRPVVPPCCSAPMSVPGGRRSSVGSRRRTSPPVSMRDPYGTSSVSSSTSSSYKGSDSSPASRRSNKYSLCSENHGIKPPTPEQYLTPLQQKEVCIRHLRARLKDMQDALQERDTEVDELRSQLGRMQEDWIEEECHRVEAQLALKAAQREIQQLREVMDGVRGRLGDGDMGMQKYFTDINIQNRKLETLLQNMELAHDGSVPGAEGGGSTGDSPARSLTRSSTYTKLSEPPVGDRHSQDTGDSGYAAPDDSSAVSSGPEFYLGEGPLCLAVQPPPLCAEAAVQAGSVSDCGVQTDEAAGTPEPDSIFEKVLQSQAAVSPTTKDPIEPECASADSSCVVLVTDGTANAENAEGEDPDAPLSYWSRHFVVDLLAVLIPVVPTVAWLCRAQRRQGQPVYNISSLMRGCCSVALHSIRRISCRPVSASTSQP